In Nematostella vectensis chromosome 11, jaNemVect1.1, whole genome shotgun sequence, a genomic segment contains:
- the LOC5500198 gene encoding LOW QUALITY PROTEIN: ATP-dependent DNA helicase Q-like 1 (The sequence of the model RefSeq protein was modified relative to this genomic sequence to represent the inferred CDS: inserted 2 bases in 1 codon): MASLQETFTFVAAKFNIPAFNSLQKKAIQIIIDHKKDVLVNLPTGFGKSLIYQALPIDYLEVLVLRVQATWSILKRSKRAHIRYIVHCMEKGAGHEEYFSWLTEQLRIEKEKSTRTIFYCQTKNQCGIIYAVIRGLLGKENMHSTTGSPLVEMLHSCTPHANKQNILDSFSQQDGTVRLLIATIAFGMGVDCKGVKRVIHYGPSKSVEAYIQETGRAGRXMAATAWPIYSNHGVLLSHVDADMKDFVKAINCRRQNLMNHLNEDFEEFTISHLYCVVCAASCNCGKEGCKDVGSYPINYQEV; encoded by the exons ATGGCGTCGCTACAAGAAACATTCACGTTCGTTGCTGCTAAATTCAATATTCCAGCCTTTAACTCTCTTCAGAAGAAGGCTATACAAATAATCATCGATCACAAAAAAGATGTATTGGTGAATTTGCCCACTGGGTTTGGAAAATCGCTGATATATCAAGCGTTACCGATCGACTATTTGGAGGTTCTAGTTCTGAGAGTACAGGCCACATGGTC AATTTTGAAGAGATCAAAGAGAGCCCACATACGGTACATTGTGCATTGCATGGAAAAAGGAGCTGGCCACGAGGAATACTTTAGTTGGCTGACCGAACAGCTAAGGATTGAAAAAGAGAAATCAACCAGAACAATTTTTTACTGCCAAACGAAAAATCAGTGTGGTATAATCTATGCGGTTATAAGAGGTCTTCTAGGGAAGGAGAACATGCACAGCACCACAGGGTCCCCACTTGTTGAGATGCTGCATTCATGTACTCCACATGCAAACAAGCAGAACATTTTGGATTCCTTTAGCCAGCAAGATGGAACTGTAAGACTCCTCATTGCCACAATTGCTTTTGGCATGGGAGTCGACTGCAAAGGGGTCAAGAGAGTAATACACTATGGTCCATCCAAGAGTGTGGAGGCTTATATCCAAGAAACAGGTCGCGCTGGAAG GATGGCAGCAACAGCGTGGCCTATCTACTCTAATCATGGTGTTCTTCTGAGTCATGTTGATGCAGATATGAAAGATTTTGTTAAGGCAATAAATTGTAGAAGGCAAAATCTTATGAATCATTTAAATGAGGACTTTGAGGAGTTTACTATATCACACTTGTATTGTGTTGTCTGTGCAGCATCATGTAATTGCGGAAAGGAAGGCTGCAAAGATGTTGGGTCCTACCCAATAAACTATCAAGAAGTTTAG
- the LOC116614659 gene encoding uncharacterized protein LOC116614659: MAAKSSASHLKDIEGYVHKVLDVKVPATGNRYFDFKVQEREKERRVVCFSPDSRSELREREESKQPVKLESVSPNKRKFEHDAVEYKFHSFSKVSLKNPSFPLKDVEGEHANASIKYILENCATDDIVALKGKVLSKGKEQHVHSYVYKKDLRKCELVIGDSAGAIPLTVWEEFVKEVEVGQSYTFSEIKVGYFKRRCISTTPKSTIKPCEALVPTPAIEVEAESFKPKEKVTKDVNGSIVAVDARKQSVCINCKNKISDTPEGSTVARCNYCKLMMKTSKMDAVINAHLVISGEDGEIIGRYRASSNVLKAFMDNIAGLENYHIAAKNFQELSKNLIPETLLCLDKVFFKLDDEGKVVKVMKVVQEENVVEVMKVVHD, translated from the coding sequence ATGGCTGCCAAAAGCAGTGCTTCACATTTAAAAGATATCGAAGGTTATGTTCATAAAGTGTTAGACGTAAAGGTACCGGCCACTGGAAATCGATATTTTGACTTCAAAGTCCAAGAGAGGGAGAAAGAAAGGCGGGTTGTATGTTTTAGCCCGGATAGCAGAAGTGAATTGAGAGAAAGAGAGGAATCGAAACAGCCAGTGAAACTGGAGAGCGTTTCCCCAAACAAGAGAAAGTTCGAACACGATGCAGTCGAATACAAATTCCACAGCTTCTCGAAGGTTTCTTTAAAGAACCCTAGCTTTCCGTTGAAGGATGTCGAAGGAGAACACGCAAACGCTTCCATCAAGTACATTTTAGAAAACTGTGCTACGGACGACATTGTAGCATTGAAGGGTAAAGTGCTGTCTAAAGGGAAAGAACAACATGTCCACTCCTACGTCTACAAGAAGGATCTAAGGAAATGCGAATTGGTGATCGGAGATTCGGCCGGAGCCATACCTTTGACGGTCTGGGAAGAGTTCGTCAAAGAAGTTGAAGTTGGGCAGTCCTATACTTTcagtgaaatcaaagtcggatATTTCAAGCGACGGTGCATTAGCACCACCCCAAAATCGACGATCAAACCCTGTGAGGCGCTCGTTCCAACACCTGCTATAGAGGTTGAAGCAGAGAGTTTCAAGCCAAAAGAAAAGGTCACTAAAGATGTCAATGGAAGCATTGTTGCTGTGGATGCAAGAAAGCAGTCCGTTTGTATTAATTGTAAGAATAAAATTAGTGACACTCCAGAAGGATCAACAGTGGCGAGGTGTAACTACTGCAAGTTGATGatgaaaacaagcaaaatggATGCAGTTATAAATGCACACCTAGTGATTAGTGGAGAGGATGGGGAAATTATTGGACGCTATCGGGCTTCATCGAATGTGTTAAAGGCATTTATGGATAACATTGCTGGTTTAGAAAACTATCATATTGCAGCAAAGAATTTCCAAGAGCTGAGCAAGAACCTAATTCCGGAGACCCTTTTGTGTCTTGATAAAGTTTTCTTTAAACTGGACGATGAGGGGAAAGTTGTAAAAGTAATGAAAGTTGTGCAAGAGGAGAACGTTGTAGAAGTAATGAAAGTTGTGCACGATTAG